In the Pantoea sp. Aalb genome, one interval contains:
- the guaB gene encoding IMP dehydrogenase → MLRIAKEALAFDDVLLVPAYSTVLPNTAELSTQLTKNIRLNIPIISAAMDTVTEASLAIALAQEGGLGCIHKNMSIKRQADEVRKVKKYESGVVTNPQTVLPTTSLIEVKELTKRNGFAGYPVVNIKKELIGIITSRDVRFVTDLTQPVTAVMTPKEYLVTVKEDEIRSVVLQKMHEKRIEKALVVDDRFHLLGMITVKDFQKAERKPNACKDEHGRLRVGAAVGVGIGNEERIDALVTAGIDVLLIDSSHGHSEGVLRRIRQTRAKYPHLDIIGGNVATGKGALALAEAGVSAVKVGIGPGSICTTRIVTGVGIPQITAVSDAVAALESTGIPVIADGGIRLSGDIAKAIAAGAAAVMVGAILAGTEEAPGQIELYKGRAFKSYRGMGSLGAMSKGSSDRYFQSDNAADKLVPEGIEGRVAYKGRLKEIVHQQMGGLRSCMGLTGCATIDELRTKAEFVRISTAGINESHVHDVTITKESPNYHMGVIMS, encoded by the coding sequence ATGCTAAGAATTGCTAAAGAAGCTCTCGCTTTTGATGATGTTTTACTTGTTCCTGCTTATTCTACCGTTTTACCTAATACAGCCGAGCTAAGTACTCAGCTAACAAAAAATATTCGTTTAAATATTCCTATTATTTCGGCTGCTATGGATACTGTTACAGAAGCCAGTCTAGCTATCGCATTAGCTCAAGAAGGTGGTTTAGGTTGCATACATAAAAACATGTCAATTAAACGTCAAGCAGATGAAGTTCGTAAAGTAAAAAAATATGAAAGCGGTGTAGTAACGAATCCACAGACAGTTCTACCTACTACAAGTTTAATAGAAGTAAAAGAATTAACAAAGCGTAATGGTTTTGCTGGTTACCCAGTAGTAAATATTAAAAAAGAATTAATAGGTATTATTACCAGCCGTGATGTAAGGTTTGTAACTGATCTAACGCAACCAGTAACAGCAGTAATGACACCAAAAGAATATTTAGTAACAGTAAAAGAAGATGAAATACGTAGTGTTGTATTGCAAAAAATGCATGAAAAACGTATTGAAAAAGCATTAGTAGTCGACGATAGATTCCATTTATTAGGAATGATAACTGTTAAAGATTTTCAGAAAGCAGAACGCAAACCAAATGCATGTAAAGATGAACATGGTCGTTTACGAGTTGGAGCAGCAGTAGGTGTAGGCATAGGTAACGAAGAACGTATTGATGCCTTAGTTACTGCAGGTATTGATGTATTACTTATTGATTCTTCTCACGGTCATTCAGAAGGAGTTTTACGACGTATACGTCAAACTCGTGCTAAATATCCTCATTTAGATATTATTGGTGGTAATGTAGCTACTGGTAAAGGTGCACTTGCACTTGCAGAAGCTGGTGTTAGTGCAGTCAAGGTAGGTATTGGTCCAGGATCTATTTGTACTACCCGTATAGTTACCGGAGTAGGTATTCCACAAATTACTGCAGTATCTGATGCCGTGGCAGCGCTAGAAAGTACTGGTATTCCAGTTATTGCTGATGGTGGTATACGCTTATCTGGTGATATTGCAAAAGCAATAGCAGCTGGTGCTGCTGCGGTAATGGTAGGTGCTATATTAGCAGGTACTGAAGAAGCTCCAGGACAAATAGAACTATATAAAGGACGTGCCTTTAAATCTTATCGTGGTATGGGTTCATTGGGTGCGATGTCAAAAGGTTCATCAGATCGCTATTTTCAAAGTGATAATGCTGCTGATAAATTAGTACCAGAAGGAATTGAAGGTCGTGTAGCATATAAAGGACGCTTGAAAGAGATAGTGCATCAGCAAATGGGTGGTTTACGTTCCTGTATGGGACTTACTGGATGTGCTACTATTGATGAGCTGCGTACAAAAGCAGAGTTTGTTCGTATTAGTACTGCTGGTATAAATGAAAGTCATGTACATGACGTAACTATAACTAAAGAGTCACCAAACTACCATATGGGAGTTATAATGTCCTAA
- the purC gene encoding phosphoribosylaminoimidazolesuccinocarboxamide synthase — protein sequence MQKRNELYRGKAKTLYSTDNPELLILEFRNDTSSGNGIRIEQFDRKGIINNKLNSFFMMKLEEAFIPTQIEKLLSDNEVLVKKLKMFPVECILRNRIAGSLSKRLGMEEGVILNPPLFELFLKNDAKHDPMINESYCNTFNWVSTKDLEKIRELTYNINNILVNIFNSVDLILVDFKLEFGLFKGEVILGDEVSLDVMRLWDKTTMNKMDKDRFRQNLGGLIEAYEAVAYRLGVNIY from the coding sequence ATGCAAAAAAGAAATGAGTTATATAGAGGTAAGGCAAAAACTCTATATAGCACGGATAACCCAGAACTATTGATACTTGAATTTCGTAATGATACATCATCAGGAAATGGTATACGAATCGAACAATTTGATCGTAAGGGAATAATAAATAATAAATTAAATAGTTTTTTTATGATGAAACTAGAGGAAGCATTTATTCCTACACAAATCGAAAAATTATTATCAGATAATGAAGTTTTAGTGAAAAAATTAAAAATGTTTCCAGTAGAATGTATATTACGTAATCGTATAGCTGGATCATTGTCAAAAAGATTAGGCATGGAAGAGGGAGTAATTTTAAATCCTCCATTATTTGAACTTTTTCTTAAAAATGATGCAAAACATGATCCAATGATCAATGAATCTTACTGTAATACTTTTAATTGGGTAAGTACTAAAGATTTAGAGAAAATACGTGAGTTAACTTATAATATAAATAATATATTAGTTAATATTTTTAATAGTGTTGATCTTATTCTAGTCGATTTTAAATTAGAATTCGGTCTGTTTAAAGGAGAAGTAATATTAGGAGATGAAGTGTCATTAGACGTTATGCGTTTATGGGATAAAACTACTATGAATAAAATGGATAAAGATCGTTTTCGTCAAAATTTAGGCGGTTTAATTGAAGCTTATGAAGCTGTAGCATATCGTTTAGGAGTTAATATTTATTAA
- the purM gene encoding phosphoribosylformylglycinamidine cyclo-ligase — MLNKVGLTYADSGVNINTSNNLISIIKNAAYKTRRPEIIGELGGFNTLCSIPQKYREPILVSGTDGVGTKLRLAIDLKHHHSIGIDLVAMCVNDLVVVGAEPIIFLDYYATGKLELDIASVVITSIAKGCLASGCTLAGGETAEMPTMYQDKDYDIVGFCIGIVEKSKIINISKVQDGDVLIALASNGLHSNGYSLVRKVLKVSNTDPKTKQLDSKLLVDYLLAPTRIYVKNILNLMKNINLHAIAHITGGGFWENIPRILPNNTQAIIEESSWQWPPIFKWLQKSGNIDRYEMYRTFNCGVGMIIILNSTDADKAVQLMNDYGERAWKIGVIKKSSAKERVIIKP; from the coding sequence ATGCTCAATAAAGTAGGTCTCACATATGCTGATTCTGGTGTTAATATTAATACTAGTAATAATTTAATTAGTATTATCAAAAATGCAGCATATAAAACTCGACGTCCAGAAATAATAGGAGAATTAGGTGGTTTCAATACTCTTTGTTCAATACCACAAAAATATCGAGAGCCTATATTAGTTTCAGGAACTGATGGTGTTGGCACTAAACTTCGTTTAGCAATTGATCTAAAACACCATCATAGCATTGGTATCGATCTTGTTGCAATGTGTGTTAATGATTTAGTAGTTGTAGGTGCTGAACCAATTATTTTTCTAGATTATTATGCGACTGGCAAATTAGAACTTGATATTGCATCAGTAGTTATTACTAGTATTGCTAAAGGATGCTTGGCATCAGGTTGTACATTAGCAGGAGGAGAAACTGCTGAGATGCCTACTATGTATCAAGATAAAGATTATGATATAGTTGGTTTCTGCATAGGTATAGTAGAAAAATCAAAAATTATTAATATTTCTAAAGTACAGGATGGAGATGTATTAATTGCATTAGCTTCTAACGGCTTGCACTCAAATGGATATTCTCTAGTACGCAAGGTCTTAAAAGTAAGTAACACAGATCCTAAAACCAAACAATTAGATAGTAAATTACTAGTAGATTATCTTTTGGCTCCTACTCGTATCTACGTAAAAAATATATTAAATTTAATGAAAAATATTAATCTTCATGCCATCGCTCATATTACAGGAGGAGGATTTTGGGAAAATATTCCTCGTATATTACCAAATAATACCCAAGCAATAATTGAAGAAAGTAGTTGGCAATGGCCACCTATTTTTAAATGGTTACAGAAATCAGGAAATATAGATCGCTATGAAATGTATCGTACTTTTAATTGCGGTGTAGGAATGATTATTATCTTAAATTCAACAGATGCAGATAAAGCAGTTCAATTAATGAATGATTATGGTGAACGAGCGTGGAAAATTGGAGTAATAAAAAAATCTAGTGCAAAAGAGCGTGTGATTATTAAGCCATGA
- the dapE gene encoding succinyl-diaminopimelate desuccinylase, whose product MLCPVIELAQQLIRRPSLSPNDAGCQDLLIARLKNIGFSIERINIKDTQNFWATRGKGKTLVFAGHTDVVSPGNTNLWTTPPFEPTIRNEILFGRGAADMKGSLAAMIVAVEQFVIQHPNHKERLAFLITSDEESNALNGTSKVVEYLIERNEQVAYCLIGEPSSIKFVGDAIKNGRRGSITANLTVYGVQGHAAYPDLADNPVHRAIPVLNELIETKWDLGNNFFPPTSMQIANIQAGVGNNNVIPGELFLQFNFRFNTELTDQMIKEHVTKLLNRHQLCYSITWNISGQPFLTSNGELMDAVINSIMYYNKIKPKILTNGGTSDGRFIIKIAEQVIELGPVNYTIHKIDECVKITELQKLSHMYKRIMEQLIT is encoded by the coding sequence ATGTTATGTCCTGTTATTGAATTAGCTCAGCAACTTATCCGTCGTCCATCTCTTAGCCCTAATGATGCTGGATGTCAAGATTTATTAATTGCACGTTTAAAAAATATTGGATTTTCTATTGAACGAATAAATATTAAAGACACTCAAAATTTTTGGGCTACTCGTGGTAAAGGTAAAACACTAGTATTTGCAGGCCATACTGATGTTGTATCGCCTGGTAATACTAATCTCTGGACTACTCCTCCTTTCGAGCCAACTATTAGAAATGAAATATTGTTTGGCCGTGGTGCTGCTGATATGAAAGGTTCATTAGCAGCAATGATAGTTGCAGTTGAGCAATTTGTGATACAACACCCCAATCATAAAGAAAGATTAGCATTTTTAATTACCTCTGATGAAGAAAGTAATGCTTTAAATGGTACATCAAAAGTAGTTGAATATCTTATTGAACGTAATGAACAGGTAGCATATTGTTTAATAGGTGAACCTTCTAGTATTAAATTTGTAGGTGATGCAATAAAAAATGGTAGACGCGGCTCAATAACAGCTAATTTAACCGTATATGGTGTACAGGGTCATGCAGCTTATCCAGATTTAGCTGATAATCCAGTACACAGAGCAATCCCTGTGTTAAACGAATTAATAGAAACAAAGTGGGATCTAGGAAATAATTTTTTTCCACCAACAAGTATGCAAATAGCTAATATACAAGCTGGTGTTGGTAATAATAATGTTATTCCGGGTGAACTTTTTTTACAATTCAACTTTCGTTTTAATACTGAATTGACAGATCAAATGATCAAGGAGCATGTAACTAAATTACTTAATCGCCACCAATTATGTTATTCAATTACATGGAATATTTCAGGTCAACCATTTCTAACATCTAACGGTGAATTGATGGATGCCGTAATTAATTCCATTATGTATTATAATAAAATTAAACCTAAAATATTAACTAATGGAGGTACTTCTGATGGACGGTTTATCATAAAAATAGCTGAACAAGTAATAGAACTTGGCCCTGTAAATTATACTATCCATAAAATTGATGAATGTGTAAAAATAACTGAATTACAGAAATTGAGTCACATGTATAAAAGAATAATGGAACAGTTAATTACTTGA
- the bcp gene encoding thioredoxin-dependent thiol peroxidase: MKALKVGDTAPKFILPDQDGEKVKLIDFKGQRVLIYFYPKAMTPGCTIQACGLRDNMEEIKKAGVEVIGISTDNKEKLLLFAEKEVLNFTLLSDVDHKVCEQFGVWGEKTFMGKTYNGIHRVSFLIDNDGKVEKVFDKFKTSNHHSIILEYLKNHDCFG; the protein is encoded by the coding sequence ATGAAAGCCTTAAAAGTTGGTGATACAGCACCAAAATTTATTTTGCCTGATCAAGATGGAGAAAAAGTAAAATTAATTGATTTCAAAGGACAACGTGTATTAATTTATTTCTATCCTAAAGCAATGACACCAGGTTGTACCATCCAAGCCTGTGGTCTACGTGATAATATGGAAGAAATTAAAAAAGCTGGTGTAGAAGTAATTGGTATAAGTACTGATAATAAAGAAAAACTTTTACTTTTTGCTGAGAAAGAAGTATTAAATTTTACATTATTATCAGATGTAGATCACAAAGTATGTGAACAATTTGGAGTATGGGGTGAAAAAACTTTTATGGGTAAAACTTATAATGGTATTCACCGTGTTTCTTTTTTAATTGATAATGATGGTAAAGTAGAAAAAGTATTTGATAAGTTTAAAACTTCCAATCATCATAGTATAATTTTAGAATACTTAAAAAATCATGATTGTTTTGGTTAA
- the tal gene encoding transaldolase yields MNQLDALRQFSTVVADSGDIESIRHYHPEDATTNPSLILKAANFHAYKYLINDAIQYAKRQGGNKETQTINASDKVAVNIGMEILKNIPGRVSTEIDARLSFDRNMCIIKAEKLISMYEEYGINRSRILIKLASTWEGIKAAEELQKKEIQCNLTLLFSFAQARACAEANVYLISPFVGRIYDWYNMRQPLEPYDVDKDWGVKSIHRIYNYYKKYRYNTIIMGASFRKIEQILALAGCDKLTISPKLLQELANNHIPVIRKLMPSIECFHRPLSPLSQAEFYWEHNQDSMAVEKLSDGIRQFAIDQKKLEDMLANYLFN; encoded by the coding sequence ATGAACCAACTAGACGCATTAAGACAGTTCTCTACAGTAGTAGCAGATAGTGGAGATATTGAATCTATTCGACATTATCATCCTGAAGACGCAACTACTAATCCTTCATTAATTCTTAAAGCTGCTAATTTTCATGCTTATAAATACTTAATTAATGACGCTATACAATATGCTAAAAGACAAGGTGGAAATAAAGAGACACAAACTATTAATGCAAGTGATAAAGTAGCTGTTAACATAGGTATGGAGATACTTAAAAATATACCGGGGCGTGTATCAACTGAAATAGATGCTCGATTATCTTTTGATCGTAACATGTGTATTATTAAAGCAGAGAAATTAATAAGTATGTATGAAGAGTATGGTATTAATCGTTCTCGTATTTTGATTAAATTAGCTTCAACTTGGGAAGGGATTAAAGCTGCTGAAGAATTACAAAAAAAAGAAATTCAATGTAATCTTACTTTACTATTTTCTTTTGCACAAGCACGCGCTTGCGCTGAAGCTAATGTATATCTAATTTCCCCATTTGTAGGACGTATTTATGATTGGTATAACATGCGTCAACCTTTAGAACCATATGATGTTGATAAAGATTGGGGTGTAAAATCAATACATCGCATTTATAATTACTATAAAAAATATCGTTATAATACAATTATAATGGGTGCAAGTTTTCGTAAAATAGAGCAAATCTTAGCTTTAGCAGGATGTGATAAACTTACTATATCACCTAAATTATTACAAGAATTAGCCAATAATCACATACCTGTAATACGCAAGCTAATGCCATCTATTGAATGTTTCCATAGACCTTTATCACCACTGTCTCAAGCAGAATTTTATTGGGAGCATAATCAAGATTCTATGGCTGTAGAAAAATTATCTGATGGTATTAGGCAATTTGCAATAGATCAGAAAAAATTAGAAGATATGTTAGCAAATTATCTGTTTAATTAA
- the guaA gene encoding glutamine-hydrolyzing GMP synthase: MKNKKNYKYSILILDFGSQYTHLLVRCIRKLGVYCELWSYDVSQEKISQFHPNGIILSGGPESTTELNSSRVPKYIFELNIPVLGICYGMHTMVMQLGGTVKKANKREFGYTQVELKAPSILVHNIKDDINKNGNHILNVWMSHGDKVTSIPVNFITIASTETCLFAIIANEKKHFYGVQFHPEVTHTVQGLHILKRFVYDICNCKPLWIPSKIITEIIKDVREKIGNDKVILGLSGGIDSSVTAILLHYAIGKQLICIFVDNGLLRSHEAQHVKEMFGDYFGLNILYVSAEDYFFKALIGEQDPEIKRKIIGRVFIEVFEKEASKIINVKWLAQGTIYPDIIESAKSTTGGKAHIIKSHHNVGGLPKKINLKLIEPLKELFKDEVRKIGLELGLPYDMLYRHPFPGPGLAIRILGEVKKEYCNLLRHADSIFIEELHKANLYNKVSQAFTIFLPVRSVGVMGDSRTYDWIIALRAVETVDFMTANWVNLPYDFLCRVSNRIINEINGISRVVYDISSKPPATIEWE, encoded by the coding sequence ATGAAAAATAAAAAAAATTATAAATATAGTATCTTAATTTTAGATTTTGGTTCTCAATACACACATTTGCTTGTACGTTGTATACGTAAATTAGGAGTATACTGTGAACTTTGGTCATATGATGTTAGTCAAGAGAAAATAAGTCAATTTCATCCAAACGGTATTATTCTTTCTGGTGGTCCTGAAAGTACTACTGAATTAAATAGTTCACGTGTACCAAAATATATATTTGAACTAAATATACCTGTATTAGGGATATGTTACGGTATGCATACTATGGTAATGCAATTAGGTGGTACTGTTAAAAAAGCAAATAAACGTGAGTTTGGTTACACTCAAGTGGAATTAAAAGCTCCAAGTATATTAGTACATAATATAAAAGATGATATTAATAAAAACGGTAATCATATATTAAATGTTTGGATGAGTCATGGTGATAAAGTTACTTCGATTCCAGTAAACTTTATTACTATTGCGAGTACAGAAACTTGTTTATTTGCTATCATTGCTAATGAAAAAAAACACTTTTATGGTGTACAATTTCATCCAGAAGTAACACATACTGTTCAAGGTTTACATATATTAAAACGTTTTGTTTATGATATTTGTAATTGTAAACCTTTGTGGATTCCATCAAAAATTATTACAGAAATAATTAAAGATGTTCGTGAAAAAATAGGTAATGATAAAGTTATACTTGGCCTTTCAGGTGGTATAGATTCATCTGTAACTGCAATATTATTACATTATGCTATTGGTAAACAACTTATTTGTATTTTTGTAGATAATGGGTTACTTCGATCCCATGAAGCACAACATGTTAAAGAAATGTTCGGCGATTACTTCGGTTTAAATATTTTATATGTTTCAGCAGAAGATTATTTCTTTAAAGCTTTAATTGGAGAACAAGATCCAGAAATTAAACGTAAAATTATTGGTAGAGTGTTTATTGAAGTCTTTGAAAAAGAAGCTAGTAAAATAATTAATGTAAAATGGTTAGCTCAAGGTACTATCTACCCAGATATTATTGAATCTGCAAAATCTACGACTGGTGGAAAAGCCCATATAATTAAATCACATCATAATGTAGGAGGCTTACCAAAAAAAATTAATCTTAAATTAATTGAACCATTAAAAGAACTATTTAAAGATGAAGTTCGTAAGATTGGTCTTGAATTGGGATTACCGTATGATATGCTTTACCGTCATCCATTTCCAGGTCCTGGTTTAGCAATACGTATATTGGGTGAAGTAAAGAAAGAATACTGTAATTTACTACGACATGCTGACTCTATTTTTATTGAAGAATTACATAAAGCAAATTTATATAATAAAGTAAGCCAAGCTTTTACTATATTTCTTCCAGTTCGTTCTGTTGGTGTTATGGGAGATAGTCGTACATATGATTGGATTATTGCATTAAGAGCGGTTGAAACTGTTGATTTCATGACAGCAAATTGGGTCAATTTGCCGTATGATTTTTTATGTCGTGTTTCAAATAGAATTATTAATGAAATTAATGGAATATCTCGTGTTGTTTATGATATTTCTAGTAAACCACCAGCAACTATCGAATGGGAATAA
- the bamC gene encoding outer membrane protein assembly factor BamC, whose amino-acid sequence MYLFKRVTLVFCTLILLSSCFNEQNYSRKFSTNESYLQTFTPYTLKIPKGITLPLKNEEYDIPNKIINGPLGKKLDIRPPKH is encoded by the coding sequence ATGTATTTATTTAAACGTGTAACGTTAGTTTTCTGCACTTTAATTTTGTTGTCATCGTGCTTTAATGAACAAAATTATAGTCGTAAATTTAGTACTAATGAATCTTACTTACAAACTTTTACACCATATACTTTAAAGATTCCTAAAGGTATAACTTTACCTTTAAAAAATGAAGAGTATGATATACCAAATAAAATAATTAATGGTCCTTTAGGGAAAAAACTTGATATCCGTCCGCCAAAACATTAA
- the hda gene encoding DnaA inactivator Hda, translating into MNIPLQLVLPLYLSDDETFASFWPGKNLSLLSAVQRALLHRHSDANYFYVWSREGGGRSHLLHAACAEMSSQGEAVGYVPLDKRTWFVPEVLVGMEYLALVCIDNIECIIGETEWEMAIFNLYNRILEIGKNCLLMITSDRPPHQLNLDLPDLTSRLYWGQIYRLHPLSDEDKLQAMKLRAELRGFELSEDVGRFLLKRLDRQIRTLFNTLNRLDNASISAQRKLTIPFVKEVLKL; encoded by the coding sequence CTGAACATACCTTTACAACTCGTTCTTCCACTCTATTTATCTGATGACGAGACTTTTGCTAGTTTCTGGCCAGGAAAAAATTTGTCTCTTCTTTCAGCAGTACAAAGAGCACTATTACATAGACATAGTGATGCTAACTATTTTTATGTATGGTCACGCGAAGGTGGAGGTCGTAGCCATTTATTGCATGCTGCTTGTGCTGAAATGTCATCACAAGGTGAAGCTGTTGGTTATGTGCCATTAGATAAACGTACTTGGTTTGTACCTGAAGTTTTAGTAGGGATGGAATACCTAGCTTTAGTATGTATTGATAATATAGAATGTATTATTGGTGAAACTGAATGGGAAATGGCAATTTTTAATCTATATAATCGTATTTTAGAAATTGGAAAAAATTGTTTACTAATGATTACTAGTGATCGTCCTCCGCATCAGCTTAATTTAGATTTACCAGATTTGACATCACGTCTTTATTGGGGACAAATCTATCGCTTGCATCCATTATCTGATGAAGATAAGTTACAGGCAATGAAGTTGCGCGCTGAATTACGTGGATTTGAATTATCAGAAGATGTCGGACGTTTTTTATTGAAACGTCTTGATCGTCAAATACGTACATTATTTAATACACTTAATCGTCTTGATAATGCCTCAATTAGCGCACAACGTAAATTAACTATTCCATTTGTTAAAGAAGTATTGAAACTTTAA
- the dapA gene encoding 4-hydroxy-tetrahydrodipicolinate synthase → MFNGSIVALITPMDDKGKICRISLKKLINYHIANGTTAIVSVGTTGESATLSHDEHISVVMMTLDLSNGRIPIIAGTGANSTAEGISLTKSFNNTGIAACLTVTPYYNRPTQDGLYQHFRAIANNTDLPQILYNVPLRTGCDMLPETIARLAEIKNIIGIKEASGNLSRFSQIQELVDNNFILLSGDDANALDSMRLGSKGVISVTANIAAHDMAQLCALAQQGNLPEARCLNQRLMPLHQMLFCEPNPIPVKWAAKQLGLIAQDTLRLPMTPLTNSGQIKITQAMIKAGLI, encoded by the coding sequence ATGTTTAATGGAAGTATTGTTGCACTTATTACTCCAATGGACGATAAAGGTAAAATTTGTCGTATAAGTTTAAAAAAATTAATTAATTATCATATAGCTAATGGTACTACAGCTATTGTTTCTGTTGGTACTACTGGTGAATCAGCTACACTTAGTCATGACGAACATATTAGTGTAGTTATGATGACATTAGATTTATCTAATGGTCGTATTCCTATTATTGCAGGAACTGGTGCAAATTCTACTGCTGAAGGTATATCTTTAACAAAAAGTTTTAATAATACGGGCATAGCTGCTTGTCTTACTGTTACTCCATATTATAACCGTCCAACACAAGATGGTTTATATCAACACTTTAGAGCTATTGCAAATAATACTGATTTACCTCAGATACTATATAATGTACCGTTACGAACTGGTTGTGATATGCTCCCTGAAACTATAGCTCGATTAGCCGAAATAAAAAATATTATTGGAATTAAAGAAGCAAGTGGTAATTTATCGCGATTTAGTCAAATTCAAGAATTAGTTGATAATAATTTTATATTGTTAAGTGGTGATGATGCTAATGCACTAGATTCTATGCGATTAGGTAGTAAAGGTGTCATTTCAGTTACAGCTAATATTGCTGCACATGATATGGCACAATTATGTGCATTAGCACAGCAAGGTAATTTACCTGAAGCACGTTGTTTAAACCAACGTCTTATGCCTTTACATCAAATGCTTTTTTGTGAACCTAATCCTATACCTGTTAAATGGGCTGCAAAACAATTAGGATTAATAGCCCAAGATACGTTACGTTTGCCAATGACTCCTCTTACTAATTCTGGCCAAATAAAAATTACTCAGGCAATGATTAAAGCAGGTCTAATATAA
- the purN gene encoding phosphoribosylglycinamide formyltransferase, protein MKKLVVLISGNGSNLQSIIDACANKYINANVVAVFSDKPKAYGLIRAQNANIPIHVLSDKNFVNREIFDSHLIQKIELYTPDLIILAGYMKILSDFFIIKYHKKIINIHPSLLPKYPGLYTHRQVLKNRDKEHGTTVHFVNNKLDGGPIILQSTIPVFIEDTEKEIIKRVKYQEHIIYPLAIRWFIEDRLEIRKNVVTLDGLILPSQGLLYNK, encoded by the coding sequence ATGAAAAAATTAGTTGTATTAATTTCAGGCAATGGAAGTAACCTTCAATCAATTATTGATGCTTGTGCAAACAAATATATTAATGCTAACGTAGTAGCTGTTTTCAGCGATAAACCTAAAGCATATGGGTTAATTCGTGCTCAAAATGCTAATATACCTATTCATGTTTTAAGTGATAAAAATTTTGTTAACCGCGAAATATTTGATTCTCATTTAATTCAAAAAATTGAATTATATACTCCAGATTTAATAATTCTAGCTGGTTATATGAAAATTTTAAGTGATTTTTTCATTATAAAATATCACAAGAAAATAATAAATATCCATCCTTCATTATTACCAAAATATCCAGGACTTTATACTCATCGTCAAGTTTTGAAAAATAGAGATAAAGAACATGGTACAACAGTACATTTTGTTAATAATAAATTAGATGGTGGTCCAATTATTTTACAGTCTACTATTCCGGTATTTATCGAAGATACCGAAAAAGAAATTATAAAACGAGTAAAGTACCAGGAACATATTATTTATCCATTGGCAATAAGATGGTTTATAGAAGATCGGTTAGAAATAAGAAAAAATGTTGTAACATTAGATGGTCTTATCTTACCGAGTCAAGGATTATTATATAATAAATAA
- a CDS encoding serine hydrolase — MVKIDERGQTHLNDPLSKYTPFSMHVPTFNGRPISLIHLSKHTSSLPREQPRGKIHRQVFVLSTKLVCWK; from the coding sequence ATGGTAAAAATAGATGAGCGTGGTCAGACTCATCTTAACGATCCATTAAGTAAGTATACACCTTTTAGTATGCACGTACCTACTTTTAACGGTCGACCGATTAGTTTAATTCACTTATCTAAACATACTAGTAGTCTTCCAAGAGAACAGCCAAGAGGTAAAATACATCGTCAGGTTTTTGTTTTGTCAACTAAATTAGTTTGTTGGAAATAG